The nucleotide sequence GGTCACGGCAGGCGGCGGCGTAGGCGGCGAGCAGTGATCGCTGGGAGTTCCGCCAGGAGAGCGGCCCGCTGATCCGCTCCTGGCCGATCTTGCCCATCTGGGCCCGCTTCTCCGGATCATCCAGCAGCCGGGCGATGAGCTGGGCGAACTCGGCCTCGTCGTTGGCCGGCGCGTAGAGGGCGGCGTCGCCGGCGGAGACACGCGCCTCCCGGAGGTCGAACGAGACGATCGGCCGGCCCATCGCCATGTACTCCAGGACCTTGTTCATGGTCGACACGTCGTTGAGCGGATTGCGCGGGTCGGGGGAGAGGCACACGTCCGCGGTGGACAGGTAGCGCACCAGGTCGGCGTCCGGAATGCGCCCGGTGAACTGCACCTGTTCGGAGAGCCCGAGCTTCCGGGACAGCTCCACCATCGCGTCGAAGGCGTCGCCGGAGCCGACGAACACCGCGTGCCAGTCGGTCCGCCCGAACTCGTCACGCAGCTTCGCGAGAGCCCGCAAGGCGTAGTCGACGCCGTCCTGCGGGCCCATGACGCCGAGGTAGCACAGCAGATGAGGCTTGCCACGCTTCAACTCCGGCTCGGGCGGCACCGGCTGGAACCGGTCGGTCTGCGGCGCGCTGCGTACCACGAAAACGTCCTCCGGCCGTCGGCCGCCACGGCGCATCGCGACGTCCCGGTAGCTCTCGTTCGTGGCGAGGACGACGTCCGCGGCCCGATAGGTCCGCCGTTCCAGCGCGCACACGGCGCGGTAGAGCAGATCTTCGCCGCGGTCGAACCGGGAGAGGTACAGCTCGGGTACCAGGTCGTGCTGGTCGAAGACGAACCGCGCGCCGCGCCGCTTCAGCCACAGTGCCGGCAGGAACAGCAGGTCGGGCGGGTTGCAGGCGTGGACCACGTCGACCGGGCCGACCTTCCGGGCCAGCCGGACCGTATGCCACAACGCCGTTCCGTACTCCCGCAGGTAGCCGGCCGGCCCTCCGGTGGCCGCGCGCAACGGGTAGCGGTGGATCCGCACCCCGTCGATCTCCGCCTCCGGCTCCGTGTCCCGCTTGCTCCCCTGGGGGCAGATGACGTGCACCTTCCAGCCCGCGTCGCGCAGCGTCGTGCACTCCTGCCACACCCGCCGGTCGAACGGCACCGACAGGTTCTCCACCAATATCAGCGCGCGCCGGTCAGGCCGGTCGCCGCTGGTCGTGTCACCAAGCAAGGCCCATGTACCCCGGTTCGGTCCGGCGCACCTCGGCGTCGGGAAGGTGGATGAGGTCGACGATCACCGGGCCGTCGCCGCCATGGGGCAACGCCGACAGGACGGCCGGATCCCTGGTCCCGACCAGGACCACCTCGGCGTGCTCGAGTACCTCGTCGACCGAGTCCGCGAGCAGTTGCGCGAGGTGCGGCAGCCGGGTCTCGATGTACTCGCGGTTCGCGCCGAGCAGCCGGGAGAGGCTCACGTTGGCGTCGTAGATCTTCAGGTCGTACCCCTTGCCATAGAGCCTCTCCGCCAGCTCGACGAGCGGGCTTTCGCGGAGGTCGTCCGTGCCGGGTTTGAAGGACAGGCCGAACAGGCCCGCCCGGCGCTTGCCGGTGCGCTCGACCAGTTCCACCGCGCGCTGCAGATGGTCGGAGTTGGAGGGCAGCACGTGGGCGAGGATGGGCACCGAGACGTCGGCCCGCTGCGCCGCGTGAACCAGGCTGCGCAGGTCCTTGGGCAGGCAGGAGCCACCGAAGGCGAAGCCGGGCCGCAGGTAGGCGGAGCTGATGTTCAGCTTGCGGTCGGCCAGGAACACGTCGATCACCTGGTGCGAGTCCACCCCGAGCGCCTGGCACACCGCGCCCAGCTCGTTCGCGAAGCCGATCTTCAGGCCGTGGAAGGCGTTGTCCGCGTACTTGATCGCCTCGGCCGTCGGGACCGGCACCCGGAACACCTCGCCGGGCAAGCCGTCGTACAGCGCCACCACCGCATCGCCGCTTGCCGGGTCGAGCTCACCGATGACGGTCTTGGGCGGGTCGAAGAAGTCCCGCACGCTCGTGCCCTCGCGCAGGAACTCCGGGTTGACCGCGACCCCGATGTCCACCCCGGCCGTGCCGCCGACGTACTTCTCCAGGATCGGTACCAGCAGGTTCAGGCAGGTGCCCGGGAGCATGGTGCTGCGGAACACGACGGTGTGCCGCCCACCCCGCTCGGCCAGCGCGGCACCGATCTGCTCGGTGACCCGCTCCAAGTACGTCGTACACAGGCTGCCGTTGGGCTCCGACGGTGTGCCCACGCAGACCAGCGACACCTCGCTCTCCATGATCGCCTCGCGGACGTCGTCGGTGGCGCGTAGCGCTCCGGTCCGCACGACGTCGGCGATGAGTTCGCCGATCCGTTCCTCGACCACCGGGGCCTTGCCGTCGTTGACCAGGTCGACCTTCACCTGGTTCACGTCCACCCCGATGACCTCGTGACCCATGCTGGCCAGGCACGCGGCCGACACGCAGCCCACGTAGCCGAGCCCGAAAACGCTGACCCTCATGACTCGTTTCTCCCCCCAGGCAGGCCTTCCCGGCCTGCGGTCCGCGCGTCGGCGGGACCGTTGAGTTGCAGCCGCCCGCGCATCAGTAGGCCCCCTGCCCGTGGAGCACCGCACGCAGCGTCTTCCACAAGATCACTGTGTCCAGGGCGAGCGACCAGTCCTCCACGTACCGCAGATCCAGCCGGACCGCCTCATCCCACGAGAGGTCGCTGCGTCCGCTGATCTGCCACAGGCCGGTAAGTCCTGGCTTCACCAGCAGCCGCCGCCGGATGTCCGGGCCGTACGCGGCGGACTCCTCCGGCAGCGGAGGCCGCGGCCCGACGAGCGACATCGATCCGGTGAGCACGTTGAAAAGCTGCGGGAGCTCGTCGAGCGAGTACCGGCGCAGCACTGCTCCCACCCGGGTCACCCGCGGATCCCGGCGGAGCTTGAACAGCAGGCCGGCGCCCTCGTTGTGCTCGGCCAGCGCGGCCCGTGCCCGGTCGGCCCCGGCGACCATGGTGCGGAACTTGAGAATGGTGAACTCGTGACCGTCCTTGCCCACTCTGCGCTGGCGGTAGAACGCCCCACCCCGACTGTCCACCAGCACGAGCAGCCCCACGCACACCATCAGCGGCGCGAACAGCATCAGCAGGATCGCCGCGCCCATCCGGTCGACGACCCCTTTGACCGAGCGGCGGCCCCCGGTGAAGGTCGGCATGCTGACCCGCAGCAGCGGGATCCCGAGCACCGCGTCGACGTGCAGCCGCGGGCCGGCCACCTCCATCAGCACAGGGGCAACGACCATCTCGGCGTCGCTGCCTTCGAGGTTCCAAGCCAGCCGCCGCAGCCGGTCCGGTGACCAGTGCGGGTCCGGGGTGACCGCGACGACACGGTAGCCGTCGCGGTGGACGTGGAGGGCGACCTCCGACAGTCGGCCGACGACCGGCACTCCGTCCAGTAGATCTCCGTCGAGCCCGAGACCGTCCGTCGTGCACACCGCGTCCACCCGCCAGCCGAGGTGCGGGAACTTACGGGTCCGGCTGATCAGGTCGCGCACGGTGGCCGGGCTTCCGGCAGCGAGCACCGGTCGCAGGCACCGTCCTTCCTTCCGCTGTTTGTGGAGCGAGAGGCGCAGCAGATACCGCGCGGTCATGGTGACGATCGCGATCGCCGGGATCGCGACGAAGATCCAGAGCTTGACGTTGCGTGAGGT is from Streptomyces sp. NBC_01314 and encodes:
- a CDS encoding nucleotide sugar dehydrogenase, giving the protein MRVSVFGLGYVGCVSAACLASMGHEVIGVDVNQVKVDLVNDGKAPVVEERIGELIADVVRTGALRATDDVREAIMESEVSLVCVGTPSEPNGSLCTTYLERVTEQIGAALAERGGRHTVVFRSTMLPGTCLNLLVPILEKYVGGTAGVDIGVAVNPEFLREGTSVRDFFDPPKTVIGELDPASGDAVVALYDGLPGEVFRVPVPTAEAIKYADNAFHGLKIGFANELGAVCQALGVDSHQVIDVFLADRKLNISSAYLRPGFAFGGSCLPKDLRSLVHAAQRADVSVPILAHVLPSNSDHLQRAVELVERTGKRRAGLFGLSFKPGTDDLRESPLVELAERLYGKGYDLKIYDANVSLSRLLGANREYIETRLPHLAQLLADSVDEVLEHAEVVLVGTRDPAVLSALPHGGDGPVIVDLIHLPDAEVRRTEPGYMGLAW
- a CDS encoding glycosyltransferase family 4 protein; this encodes MLGDTTSGDRPDRRALILVENLSVPFDRRVWQECTTLRDAGWKVHVICPQGSKRDTEPEAEIDGVRIHRYPLRAATGGPAGYLREYGTALWHTVRLARKVGPVDVVHACNPPDLLFLPALWLKRRGARFVFDQHDLVPELYLSRFDRGEDLLYRAVCALERRTYRAADVVLATNESYRDVAMRRGGRRPEDVFVVRSAPQTDRFQPVPPEPELKRGKPHLLCYLGVMGPQDGVDYALRALAKLRDEFGRTDWHAVFVGSGDAFDAMVELSRKLGLSEQVQFTGRIPDADLVRYLSTADVCLSPDPRNPLNDVSTMNKVLEYMAMGRPIVSFDLREARVSAGDAALYAPANDEAEFAQLIARLLDDPEKRAQMGKIGQERISGPLSWRNSQRSLLAAYAAACRDHAPVSRATRTGQGGRTVE
- a CDS encoding sugar transferase, with product MRQGELVSPFPTARGRLANGAISRPAIEWEQRYRRSVIISDTVATAFVVAAIGNFFGARDAANWHEKWGILAFGTELLVLGALAVSRSWAPAVLGQGAEEFRRLGRSMFTATVVLALGGIAITSRNVKLWIFVAIPAIAIVTMTARYLLRLSLHKQRKEGRCLRPVLAAGSPATVRDLISRTRKFPHLGWRVDAVCTTDGLGLDGDLLDGVPVVGRLSEVALHVHRDGYRVVAVTPDPHWSPDRLRRLAWNLEGSDAEMVVAPVLMEVAGPRLHVDAVLGIPLLRVSMPTFTGGRRSVKGVVDRMGAAILLMLFAPLMVCVGLLVLVDSRGGAFYRQRRVGKDGHEFTILKFRTMVAGADRARAALAEHNEGAGLLFKLRRDPRVTRVGAVLRRYSLDELPQLFNVLTGSMSLVGPRPPLPEESAAYGPDIRRRLLVKPGLTGLWQISGRSDLSWDEAVRLDLRYVEDWSLALDTVILWKTLRAVLHGQGAY